One Pelodiscus sinensis isolate JC-2024 chromosome 24, ASM4963464v1, whole genome shotgun sequence DNA segment encodes these proteins:
- the GATAD2B gene encoding transcriptional repressor p66-beta isoform X2 — protein MEDFNHGMDRMTEDALRLNLLKRSLDQTDDRDDVLAKRLKMEGHEAMERLKMLALLKRKDLSGLEVPHELPVKQDGVKVYEEKLNGSLRPHADGRTAGRAGKENINDEPVDMSARRSDQDRGRLTPSPDIIVLSDNEASSPRSSSRMEERLKAANLEMFKGKGIEERQQLIKQLRDELRLEEARLVLLKKLRQSQLQKENVVQKTPVVQNAASIVQPSPAHVGQQGLSKLPSRPGAQGVEPQNLRTLQGHSVIRSATNTTLPHMLMSQRVIAPNPTQLQGQRVPPKPGLIRTTTPSMNPAINYQPSSSVPCQRSTSSAIYMNLASHIQPGAVNRVSSPLPSPGALNDAANSQAAAKLALRKQLEKTLLEIPPPKPPAPLLHFLPSAANSEFIYMVGLEEVVQSVIDSQGKGCASLLRVEPFVCAQCRTDFTPHWKQEKSGKILCEQCMTSNQKKALKAEHTNRLKNAFVKALQQEQEIEQRLQQQAALSPTAAPAVPSVSKQETIMRHHTLRQAPQPQSSLQRGIPTSARSMLSNFAQAPQLSVAGGLLGMPGVNIAYLNAGIGGHKASSLADRQREYLLDMIPPRSISQSISGQK, from the exons GATGGACAGAATGACGGAGGATGCGCTGCGCCTGAACCTCCTCAAACGCAGCTTGGACCAAACAGACGACCGGGATGACGTCCTGGCAAAGAGGCTGAAAATGGAGGGGCATGAGGCCATGGAGCGCCTCAAGATGCTGGCGCTGCTGAAGAGGAAGGATCTTTCGGGCCTCGAGGTGCCCCATGAGCTCCCGGTGAAGCAGGATGGCGTCAAAgtctatgaggagaaactgaatGGGAGCCTGAGGCCCCATGCGGATGGGAGGACTGCAGGGCGGGCAGGCAAGGAGAACATTAATGACGAGCCGGTGGACATGAGCGCCAGGAGAAG TGACCAGGACAGGGGCCGACTGACCCCCTCACCAGATATCATCGTCCTCTCCGATAATGAGGCATCAAGCCCACGTTCCAGCTCCCGCATGGAAGAGAGACTCAAGGCAGCAAACCTTGAAATGTTTAAG GGCAAAGGCAtagaggagcggcagcagctgatcAAACAGCTCCGGGATGAGCTGCGGCTGGAAGAGGCCAGGCTGGTGTTactgaagaaactgaggcaaagcCAGCTGCAAAAGGAGAATGTTGTCCAGAAG ACTCCAGTTGTGCAGAATGCTGCCTCTATTGTCCAGCCATCTCCTGCCCATGTGGGACAGCAGGGACTGTCCAAGCTTCCCTCCAGGCCTGGAGCTCAGGGGGTTGAGCCTCAGAATTTAAGAACATTACAG GGTCACAGTGTCATTAGGTCTGCCACAAACACGACGCTTCCCCATATGCTTATGTCGCAGCGTGTGATTGCTCCAAACCCCACCCAGTTACAAGGACAGCGTGTTCCTCCTAAACCTGGCCTCATCCGCACTACAACTCCAAGCATGAATCCAGCCATCAACTACCAGCCG TCAAGCTCTGTTCCCTGCCAGCGCTCGACCTCCTCAGCCATCTACATGAACCTCGCCTCCCACATCCAGCCCGGGGCTGTGAACAGGGTGtcctccccgctccccagccccggcGCGCTGAACGACGCCGCCAATTCCCAGGCCGCTGCCAAGCTCGCCCTGCGCAAGCAACTGGAAAAGACGCTGCTGGAGATCCCCCCGCCGAAGCCGCCGGCGCCCTTGCTGCACTTCCTGCCCAGCGCCGCCAACAGCGAGTTCATCTACATGGTGGGGCTCGAGGAGGTGGTGCAGAGTGTTATCGACAGCCAAG GCAAAGGCTGTGCGTCCCTCCTGCGCGTGGAGCCCTTTGTCTGCGCTCAGTGCCGCACCGACTTCACGCCGCACTGGAAGCAGGAGAAGAGCGGGAAGATCCTGTGTGAGCAGTGCATGACCTCCAACCAGAAGAAGGCGCTGAAGGCCGAGCACACCAACCGGCTGAAGAACGCCTTCGTGAAAgcgctgcagcaggagcag GAGATTGAGCAGAGGCtacagcagcaggcagccttgtctcccactgcagctcccGCCGTGCCCAGCGTCAGCAAGCAGGAGACCATCATGAGGCACCACACGCTCCGGCAG GCTCCGcagccccagagctccctgcagcGCGGCATCCCCACCTCTGCCCGCTCCATGCTGTCCAACTTCGCTCAGGCGCCCCAGCTCTCCGTCGCGGGCGGTCTCCTCGGAATGCCAG GTGTGAACATTGCATACCTGAATGCTGGGATCGGAGGCCACAAAGCGTCGAGCCTGGCAGACCGCCAGCGGGAGTACCTGTTAGATATGATCCCACCTCGGTCTATATCGCAGTCCATCAGCGGACAGAAATAA
- the GATAD2B gene encoding transcriptional repressor p66-beta isoform X3, with product MDRMTEDALRLNLLKRSLDQTDDRDDVLAKRLKMEGHEAMERLKMLALLKRKDLSGLEVPHELPVKQDGVKVYEEKLNGSLRPHADGRTAGRAGKENINDEPVDMSARRSDQDRGRLTPSPDIIVLSDNEASSPRSSSRMEERLKAANLEMFKGKGIEERQQLIKQLRDELRLEEARLVLLKKLRQSQLQKENVVQKTPVVQNAASIVQPSPAHVGQQGLSKLPSRPGAQGVEPQNLRTLQGHSVIRSATNTTLPHMLMSQRVIAPNPTQLQGQRVPPKPGLIRTTTPSMNPAINYQPSSSVPCQRSTSSAIYMNLASHIQPGAVNRVSSPLPSPGALNDAANSQAAAKLALRKQLEKTLLEIPPPKPPAPLLHFLPSAANSEFIYMVGLEEVVQSVIDSQGKGCASLLRVEPFVCAQCRTDFTPHWKQEKSGKILCEQCMTSNQKKALKAEHTNRLKNAFVKALQQEQEIEQRLQQQAALSPTAAPAVPSVSKQETIMRHHTLRQAPQPQSSLQRGIPTSARSMLSNFAQAPQLSVAGGLLGMPGVNIAYLNAGIGGHKASSLADRQREYLLDMIPPRSISQSISGQK from the exons ATGGACAGAATGACGGAGGATGCGCTGCGCCTGAACCTCCTCAAACGCAGCTTGGACCAAACAGACGACCGGGATGACGTCCTGGCAAAGAGGCTGAAAATGGAGGGGCATGAGGCCATGGAGCGCCTCAAGATGCTGGCGCTGCTGAAGAGGAAGGATCTTTCGGGCCTCGAGGTGCCCCATGAGCTCCCGGTGAAGCAGGATGGCGTCAAAgtctatgaggagaaactgaatGGGAGCCTGAGGCCCCATGCGGATGGGAGGACTGCAGGGCGGGCAGGCAAGGAGAACATTAATGACGAGCCGGTGGACATGAGCGCCAGGAGAAG TGACCAGGACAGGGGCCGACTGACCCCCTCACCAGATATCATCGTCCTCTCCGATAATGAGGCATCAAGCCCACGTTCCAGCTCCCGCATGGAAGAGAGACTCAAGGCAGCAAACCTTGAAATGTTTAAG GGCAAAGGCAtagaggagcggcagcagctgatcAAACAGCTCCGGGATGAGCTGCGGCTGGAAGAGGCCAGGCTGGTGTTactgaagaaactgaggcaaagcCAGCTGCAAAAGGAGAATGTTGTCCAGAAG ACTCCAGTTGTGCAGAATGCTGCCTCTATTGTCCAGCCATCTCCTGCCCATGTGGGACAGCAGGGACTGTCCAAGCTTCCCTCCAGGCCTGGAGCTCAGGGGGTTGAGCCTCAGAATTTAAGAACATTACAG GGTCACAGTGTCATTAGGTCTGCCACAAACACGACGCTTCCCCATATGCTTATGTCGCAGCGTGTGATTGCTCCAAACCCCACCCAGTTACAAGGACAGCGTGTTCCTCCTAAACCTGGCCTCATCCGCACTACAACTCCAAGCATGAATCCAGCCATCAACTACCAGCCG TCAAGCTCTGTTCCCTGCCAGCGCTCGACCTCCTCAGCCATCTACATGAACCTCGCCTCCCACATCCAGCCCGGGGCTGTGAACAGGGTGtcctccccgctccccagccccggcGCGCTGAACGACGCCGCCAATTCCCAGGCCGCTGCCAAGCTCGCCCTGCGCAAGCAACTGGAAAAGACGCTGCTGGAGATCCCCCCGCCGAAGCCGCCGGCGCCCTTGCTGCACTTCCTGCCCAGCGCCGCCAACAGCGAGTTCATCTACATGGTGGGGCTCGAGGAGGTGGTGCAGAGTGTTATCGACAGCCAAG GCAAAGGCTGTGCGTCCCTCCTGCGCGTGGAGCCCTTTGTCTGCGCTCAGTGCCGCACCGACTTCACGCCGCACTGGAAGCAGGAGAAGAGCGGGAAGATCCTGTGTGAGCAGTGCATGACCTCCAACCAGAAGAAGGCGCTGAAGGCCGAGCACACCAACCGGCTGAAGAACGCCTTCGTGAAAgcgctgcagcaggagcag GAGATTGAGCAGAGGCtacagcagcaggcagccttgtctcccactgcagctcccGCCGTGCCCAGCGTCAGCAAGCAGGAGACCATCATGAGGCACCACACGCTCCGGCAG GCTCCGcagccccagagctccctgcagcGCGGCATCCCCACCTCTGCCCGCTCCATGCTGTCCAACTTCGCTCAGGCGCCCCAGCTCTCCGTCGCGGGCGGTCTCCTCGGAATGCCAG GTGTGAACATTGCATACCTGAATGCTGGGATCGGAGGCCACAAAGCGTCGAGCCTGGCAGACCGCCAGCGGGAGTACCTGTTAGATATGATCCCACCTCGGTCTATATCGCAGTCCATCAGCGGACAGAAATAA